From Numida meleagris isolate 19003 breed g44 Domestic line chromosome 4, NumMel1.0, whole genome shotgun sequence, the proteins below share one genomic window:
- the KCNJ13 gene encoding inward rectifier potassium channel 13, which yields MRTDMIESNNTKSSAPLLTQRYLRMVTKDGHSTFQMDGAQGQGLAYLRDAWGILMDMRWRWMMLVFSASFVIHWLVFAVLWYVLAEMNGDLELDHNSPPENHTICVKYITSFTAAFSFSLETQLTIGYGTMFPSGDCPSAIALLAIQMVLGLMLEAFITGAFVAKIARPKNRAFSIRFTRSAIVTHTEGKPYLMFQVANTRSSPLTSVQISAILYQEQENGQLHQTSIGFHLDSITLDECPFFTFPLTYYHSITPSSPLATLLQREAARHFELVVFLSAVQEGTGEICQRRTSYLPSEIMLYHRFAPVLARSAKGEYQIKMENFDKIIPELPAAADSMSPRRTAKEISINGQHVDSFQLSETGLTE from the exons ATGAGAACAGATATGATAGAGAGCAATAACACCAAATCCAGCGCTCCCCTCCTAACCCAAAGATATCTGAGAATGGTCACAAAGGATGGACACAGCACCTTTCAGATGGATGGTGCACAAGGACAAGGTCTGGCATACCTCCGAGATGCGTGGGGAATACTAATGGACATGCGCTGGAGATGGATGATGCTCGTCTTTTCCGCTTCTTTTGTGATTCACTGGCTAGTCTTTGCAGTGCTTTGGTACGTGTTGGCTGAAATGAACGGGGACCTGGAGCTGGACCACAATTCTCCACCTGAGAACCACACTATTTGTGTGAAGTACATCACCAGCTTTACAGCTGCATTCTCCTTCTCACTGGAGACACAACTCACCATTGGTTATGGTACTATGTTCCCAAGCGGGGACTGCCCTAGTGCTATTGCCCTGCTTGCAATACAGATGGTCTTAGGGCTCATGCTGGAAGCTTTCATCACAG GTGCTTTTGTGGCAAAGATCGCCCGACCAAAGAACCGAGCATTCTCCATCCGCTTCACTCGCTCTGCCATAGTGACACACACTGAGGGGAAGCCATACCTTATGTTTCAGGTGGCTAACACACGCTCCAGCCCACTGACCAGCGTCCAGATTTCTGCTATTCTTTACCAAGAACAGGAGAATGGTCAGCTGCACCAAACTAGTATTGGCTTCCACCTAGACAGCATTACTTTGGATGAGTGTCCTTTTTTCACCTTCCCACTGACCTACTACCACTCAATCACCCCATCCAGCCCATTGGCTACTCTCCTCCAAAGGGAGGCTGCTCGCCATTTTGAGCTAGTCGTCTTTCTGTCAGCGGTCCAGGAAGGGACGGGAGAAATATGTCAGAGGAGGACATCCTATCTCCCCTCAGAGATCATGCTGTACCATCGTTTTGCCCCTGTGCTAGCCCGCAGTGCCAAAGGTGAATATCAGATCAAGATGGAGAATTTTGACAAGATAATTCctgagctcccagctgcagctgactCAATGAGTCCAAGAAGGACTGCCAAGGAGATCAGCATCAACGGACAGCATGTCGACAGCTTCCAGCTCTCTGAGACTGGCCTCACAGAATAG